TAAATATAGATATTATTTGTCAACTAACCTAGAAAAACATAGACACTTAACCCGGACATTCTATAAATCATAATTTACCATGAACATTTTCTCTCACTTGCTTGCTCAAACAACTCCGCAGACTCCTGCAAAAAAACAACGCCGAGGTATTGAAATTAAATCGCCGCGTGAAATTGAAATTATGCGGCAATCAGCTAAAATAGTGGCAACTGTGCTTAAAGAAATTTCCGAACTAGTAAAGCCAGGAATGACCACAGCTGACATAGATGCTTATGCGGAAAAACGCATCCGCGAAATGGATGCAACACCAAGCTTTAAGGGATATCACGGTTTTCCGGGTTCTATTTGCTCTAGTATTAATAATGAAGTTGTACATGGTATCCCTAGTGCCAAAAAAGTGATTCGGACTGGGGATGTATTAAAAGTAGATACAGGTGCTTATTACCAAGGCTTTCATGGCGATTCTTGCATTACAATTGCTGTAGGTGAAGTGACGCCAGAAGCTGCTAAATTAATTCGCGTAGCTGAAGAAGCTCTGTATAAAGGCATTGAACAAGTGAAAGCGGGTGTATACCTACTTGACCTAGCTGGTGCAATAGAAGACCATGTAAAAGCCAATGGCTTTACTGTAGTTCAAGAATTTACCGGACATGGCGTAGGTCGTAACCTCCACGAAGAACCTTCAGTATTTAATTTTCGCACTCATGAAATGCCAAATGTCAAACTACGTCCGGGGATGACCTTGGCTATTGAGCCAATTTTGA
The Gloeotrichia echinulata CP02 DNA segment above includes these coding regions:
- the map gene encoding type I methionyl aminopeptidase, translating into MNIFSHLLAQTTPQTPAKKQRRGIEIKSPREIEIMRQSAKIVATVLKEISELVKPGMTTADIDAYAEKRIREMDATPSFKGYHGFPGSICSSINNEVVHGIPSAKKVIRTGDVLKVDTGAYYQGFHGDSCITIAVGEVTPEAAKLIRVAEEALYKGIEQVKAGVYLLDLAGAIEDHVKANGFTVVQEFTGHGVGRNLHEEPSVFNFRTHEMPNVKLRPGMTLAIEPILNAGSRHTRTLSDRWTAVTVDNSLSAQFEHTVLVTETGYEILTDRTKV